The nucleotide window TGATCAAGGACCTGATCCGCGGCGCGCTCCAAACGGTCAAGGGGTCGCCGTACGGCAAAGCCGCTTGCGTCGAGCTGCTGAAACTGCAGTACGCGCTCGCCCGGCTGGTGCGCCAGGAGGGGCTGCTGGCCCTCGACTCGCACATCACCAACCCGGACGGCAGCGCGCTGCTCCGGGAGTACCCGAAGCTGAACGGCAACCACCACGCCCGCGAGTTCCTGTGCGACTCGCTGGCGCTCATCCTCGACGGCACCGTGGAGAGCAGCCAGCTCACCGAGTGGCTCGAGGAGGAGATCCAGGTGGTCGAGCGCGAGCACAACGCGGCGGTGGACACGCTCTCCAAGACGGCCGACTCGCTGCCCGGGTTCGGGATCGTGGCCGCGGTGCTCGGGATCGTGGTGACGATGCAGGCGATCGGCGGCCCGGTGGAGGAGATCGGGTACAAGGTCGGTGCCGCGCTCGTCGGGACGTTCCTCGGGATCCTCGCGGCCTACGGGTTCGTGGCCCCGATGGCGGCCCGTATGCACGCGCTCGGCGACCAGGA belongs to Gemmata obscuriglobus and includes:
- the motA gene encoding flagellar motor stator protein MotA — translated: MVVIVGGVIVLVSVLVGFSMAGGKIGALIHLSEFVTIGGATLGSLIMMSPVKVIKDLIRGALQTVKGSPYGKAACVELLKLQYALARLVRQEGLLALDSHITNPDGSALLREYPKLNGNHHAREFLCDSLALILDGTVESSQLTEWLEEEIQVVEREHNAAVDTLSKTADSLPGFGIVAAVLGIVVTMQAIGGPVEEIGYKVGAALVGTFLGILAAYGFVAPMAARMHALGDQEILFLKAMAVGVVAMNDGASPKDVVARARRVISTDCRPNQAELKTMFS